The proteins below come from a single Oxyura jamaicensis isolate SHBP4307 breed ruddy duck chromosome 1, BPBGC_Ojam_1.0, whole genome shotgun sequence genomic window:
- the LSMEM1 gene encoding leucine-rich single-pass membrane protein 1 — MERPSLEINLPSTDEEGKLYVVDSLNNLNKLNACPDESQHALDEEYENIGSTGENTAGNTTRNQCLFFITFILTLIISLALVSFVIFLIIQTRNKMDQLSSRLLSEKKNIEELKKINNMILKYLNHSGMKEKGKHLFTESPDLHDFFTHPELKVPGE; from the exons ATGGAGAGGCCTTCTTTGGAAATTAACCTCCCCAGTACtgatgaagaaggaaaactttATGTCGTTGATTCCTTAAATAACCTAAACAAACTAAATGCTTGTCCAGATGAATCCCAACATGCACTAG ATGAGGAGTATGAGAACATTGGTAGTACTGGAGAAAACACGGCAGGGAACACCACAAGAAACCAGTGCTTGTTCTTCATCACCTTCATTCTTACTTTGATCATCAGTTTGGCGCTTGTTTCCTTTGTAATATTCTTAATAA ttcAAACTAGAAACAAGATGGACCAATTATCAAGCAGACTATTATCTGAAAAGAAGAACATAGAGgagcttaagaaaataaacaatatgaTATTGAAGTATCTAAATCACTCAGGAatgaaggaaaaggggaaacacCTCTTCACAGAGTCTCCCGATCTTCATGATTTCTTCACCCATCCCGAGCTGAAAGTCCCTGGGGAATAA
- the IFRD1 gene encoding interferon-related developmental regulator 1 — translation MPKAKKRGGAQQRGAGGQPRNVQPFSDEDASIETMSHCSGFSDPASFTEDGPEVDEEATQEDLEYKLKGFIDLTLDKSAKTRQAALESLKSAFSSKILYEFIMERRMTLTDSIERCIKKGKSEEQCAAAGLACLLCVQMGSGIESEEIFKTLGPVLKKIVCDGTASVQARQACATCLGICCFIVTDDITELYSTMECLENIFIKAYPRDRDTNGVSSTPNTVLHISALLAWTLLLTICPMNEVKKKIEMHLHKLPSMLSCDDVNMRIAAGETLALLFELARETDADFFYEDMELLTEKLRALATDGNKHRAKVDKRKQRSVFRDVLRAVEERDFPTETVKFGPERMYIDCWVKKQTYDTFKEILGSGMQYHLQSNDFLRNVFELGPPVMLDAATLKTMKISRFERHLYNSAAFKARTKARSKCRDKRADVGEFF, via the exons ATGCCCAAGGCCAAGAAACGGGGAGGCGCCCAACAGCGCGGCGCCG GTGGTCAGCCCAGAAATGTGCAGCCTTTTAGTGATGAAGATGCTTCAATTGAAACTATGAGCCACTGCAGTGGCTTCAGTGATCCTGCTAGCTTCACTGAGGATG GGCCTGAAGTTGATGAAGAAGCCACTCAAGAAGACTTAGAATACAAGCTGAAGGGATTTATTGATCTTACATTGGACAAGAG TGCCAAAACAAGACAAGCAGCACTTGAAAGTCtgaaaagtgcattttcttctaaaatattataTGAATTCATCATGGAAAGGAGAATGACACTAACTGACAGCATTGAACGCTGCATAAAGAAAG GTAAGAGTGAGGAGCAGTGCGCAGCTGCCGGACTGGCATGTCTCCTGTGCGTGCAGATGGGGTCAGGAATCGAAAGTGAAGAGATTTTTAAGACCCTTGGTCCGGTTCTGAAGAAGATTGTCTGTGATGGAACAGCCAGTGTCCAAGCTCGGCAGGCC TGTGCAACCTGCTTAGGGATTTGCTGTTTCATTGTCACTGATGACATAACG GAGCTGTACTCCACTATGGAATGCCTGGAAAACATCTTCATAAAAGCTTATCCACGAGATAGAGACACTAATGGTGTGTCAAGCACTCCCAATACTGTTCTTCACATCAGTGCACTCTTAGCATGGACACTGTTGTTGACCATTTGTCCAATGAAtgaagtgaagaagaaaattgaaat GCACTTGCATAAACTTCCAAGTATGCTATCTTGTGATGATGTCAACATGAGAATAGCAGCTGGGGAAACACTAGCTCTCCTGTTTGAACTGGCACGCGAAACAGATGCT GATTTCTTTTATGAAGACATGGAACTTCTAACAGAGAAGTTAAGAGCTCTAGCTACTGACGGAAATAAGCACCGAGCCAAAGTAGATAAAAGAAAGCAGCGATCTGTCTTCAGAGATGTTCTGCGAGCTGTGGAG GAGCGTGACTTTCCTACAGAGACAGTTAAATTTGGACCTGAGCGCATGTATATTGACTGCTGGGTTAAAAAGCAAACTTACGATACCTTCAAGGAGATTCTGGGGTCAGGGATGCAATATCATCTGCAG TCAAATGATTTTCTTCGGAATGTGTTTGAGCTTGGTCCACCAGTAATGCTCGATGCCGCAACTCTTAAAACAATGAAGATCTCCCGTTTTGAAAGG caCTTATACAACTCTGCTGCATTCAAGGCTCGGACAAAAGCTAGAAGCAAATGTCGTGATAAAAGAGCAGATGTGGGGGAATTTTTCTAG